The following are encoded in a window of Trichocoleus sp. genomic DNA:
- a CDS encoding gamma carbonic anhydrase family protein: MSDLSEPQPGFGVTKPDLSQAAFIAPNATVIGRVEVGLGASIWYGAILRGDVEQIVIGRATNIQDGAILHGDPGKPTVLEDYVTIGHRAVVHSAYIEQGCLIGIGAIVLDGVRVGSGSIVGAGSVVTKDIPPRSLVIGVPAKLLRQVSEAEAVGLIEHAHKYEKLALVHAGKGTDMGFC, encoded by the coding sequence GTGAGCGATTTATCTGAGCCTCAGCCAGGATTTGGGGTGACAAAACCTGACCTATCTCAAGCCGCATTCATTGCCCCTAATGCTACTGTAATCGGTCGCGTTGAAGTCGGGCTAGGTGCAAGCATTTGGTATGGCGCAATTTTGCGGGGTGATGTTGAGCAAATTGTGATTGGTAGGGCAACAAATATTCAAGATGGTGCAATATTGCATGGTGATCCGGGCAAGCCGACTGTATTGGAGGATTATGTCACGATTGGACACCGTGCTGTTGTTCACAGTGCTTACATTGAGCAGGGTTGTTTGATTGGAATTGGCGCAATTGTACTGGACGGGGTACGAGTTGGGTCAGGTAGTATTGTGGGAGCCGGATCAGTTGTGACCAAAGACATCCCTCCACGATCGCTGGTCATTGGAGTTCCAGCAAAATTACTGCGCCAGGTTTCTGAAGCGGAAGCTGTCGGTCTCATTGAACATGCCCATAAATATGAAAAACTAGCTCTGGTTCATGCGGGCAAAGGTACAGATATGGGGTTTTGTTAA
- the atpD gene encoding F0F1 ATP synthase subunit beta: MVTTAEKTNVGYITQIIGPVVDVKFPAGQMPRIYNALKISGTNAAGQEVSVTCEVQQLLGDNQIRAVAMSTTDGLVRGMEAFDTGAPISVPVGKATLGRIFNVLGEPVDNKGPVNAQDTLPIHRPAPKLTDLETKPSVFETGIKVIDLLTPYRRGGKIGLFGGAGVGKTVIMMELINNIATQHGGVSVFAGVGERTREGNDLYNEMIESGVINKDNPEESKIALVYGQMNEPPGARMRVGLSGLTMAEYFRDVNKQDVLLFIDNIFRFVQAGSEVSALLGRMPSAVGYQPTLGTDVGDLQERITSTTEGSITSIQAVYVPADDLTDPAPATTFAHLDGTTVLSRGLAAKGIYPAVDPLDSTSTMLQPGIVGEEHYGTARAVQSTLQRYKELQDIIAILGLDELSEDDRLIVARARKVERFLSQPFFVAEVFTGAPGKYVTLEKTIKGFKMILSGQLDDLPEQAFYLVGDIDEAIAKGQKLKAEGK; the protein is encoded by the coding sequence ATGGTCACCACAGCAGAAAAAACCAACGTTGGTTACATTACGCAAATCATCGGTCCCGTGGTCGATGTGAAATTTCCGGCGGGACAGATGCCTCGGATCTATAACGCTCTGAAAATTTCCGGCACGAATGCCGCAGGACAAGAAGTTTCCGTGACCTGCGAAGTACAGCAGCTTCTCGGAGACAACCAGATTCGCGCCGTCGCCATGAGCACGACTGATGGTTTAGTGCGCGGCATGGAAGCATTCGATACAGGCGCACCCATTAGCGTCCCCGTCGGTAAGGCAACGCTGGGTCGAATCTTCAACGTTCTCGGTGAACCTGTAGATAACAAAGGTCCCGTTAATGCCCAAGACACGCTGCCCATCCACCGTCCCGCACCCAAACTTACCGATCTAGAAACCAAGCCCTCTGTATTTGAGACGGGCATCAAGGTGATTGACCTGCTCACTCCCTATCGTCGTGGTGGCAAGATTGGCTTGTTCGGCGGTGCAGGAGTTGGCAAGACCGTCATCATGATGGAATTGATCAACAACATTGCGACTCAGCACGGTGGTGTGTCCGTTTTCGCAGGCGTGGGTGAACGTACCCGCGAAGGAAACGACCTCTACAACGAAATGATTGAATCTGGAGTAATCAACAAAGATAATCCAGAAGAGTCGAAGATTGCGCTGGTTTATGGTCAGATGAACGAACCACCTGGAGCAAGAATGCGGGTTGGTCTATCTGGCTTGACCATGGCAGAGTATTTCCGGGATGTCAACAAGCAGGACGTGCTGTTGTTCATTGATAACATCTTCCGCTTTGTTCAAGCAGGTTCTGAAGTATCAGCGCTGCTCGGACGGATGCCCTCTGCGGTAGGATATCAGCCGACCCTTGGTACAGACGTAGGCGACTTGCAAGAGCGGATCACCTCAACGACCGAAGGATCGATTACCTCGATTCAGGCAGTCTATGTTCCAGCGGACGACTTGACCGACCCCGCACCCGCAACCACCTTTGCTCACCTGGATGGAACAACCGTTCTTTCCCGTGGTCTGGCAGCAAAAGGAATTTATCCGGCAGTTGATCCGTTGGATTCGACTTCCACCATGTTGCAGCCCGGTATTGTTGGTGAAGAACACTACGGTACGGCACGTGCGGTTCAGTCTACCCTGCAGCGATACAAAGAATTGCAAGACATTATTGCCATTCTCGGTCTAGACGAACTGTCTGAAGATGACCGTTTGATCGTGGCACGGGCGCGCAAAGTTGAGCGTTTCCTGTCTCAGCCTTTCTTTGTGGCAGAGGTATTCACAGGTGCGCCTGGTAAATACGTCACATTGGAAAAAACGATCAAAGGCTTCAAGATGATTCTGTCTGGTCAGTTGGATGATCTGCCAGAGCAAGCATTCTATCTGGTTGGCGATATTGATGAAGCGATCGCCAAAGGTCAAAAACTGAAAGCAGAAGGGAAGTAA
- a CDS encoding PAP/fibrillin family protein yields the protein MLGKTALLEAIGGKNRGILASDLDKQAILAAIAQLEDRNPTPQPLEAADKLDGNWRLLYTTSEELLRIDQLPFFKLGQIYQYIHVQAARIYNIAEIYGLPYLEGFVSVAAQFQPLSQQRVKVNFERSILGLQRLINYRSLTEFIQQIEAGQKFTAIDFNISARDQKGWLDITYLDDDLRIGRGNQGSLFVLTKVKG from the coding sequence ATGTTGGGGAAAACTGCGTTACTGGAAGCGATCGGCGGAAAAAATCGGGGCATCCTGGCGAGTGACCTGGACAAGCAGGCAATTTTGGCGGCAATTGCTCAACTGGAAGACCGAAACCCCACTCCTCAACCCTTAGAAGCGGCTGATAAGCTAGATGGAAACTGGCGGCTGCTCTACACCACTAGCGAAGAATTGCTGCGAATTGACCAGCTCCCGTTTTTTAAGCTAGGGCAGATTTACCAGTATATTCATGTCCAAGCTGCTCGGATTTATAACATCGCTGAGATCTATGGGCTGCCTTATCTAGAAGGCTTTGTCAGCGTGGCTGCCCAGTTCCAACCACTTTCCCAGCAGCGAGTAAAGGTTAACTTTGAGCGATCGATTTTGGGTTTACAGCGGCTCATCAACTACCGCTCTCTTACGGAATTTATCCAACAGATTGAAGCAGGGCAAAAATTTACAGCGATCGATTTCAATATTTCAGCCCGTGACCAGAAGGGCTGGCTCGATATTACTTACTTGGATGATGACCTTCGCATTGGACGCGGCAATCAAGGCAGCCTGTTTGTTCTTACAAAAGTAAAAGGGTGA
- the mraY gene encoding phospho-N-acetylmuramoyl-pentapeptide-transferase: MVLSIARIKLSRSDAMEYFLNCLSRVPSKTIRFNLMCGVECSDVDAKLIPDGRMSLSGYRTFLTLTAGLSIAALILDGASGRSFFSSQGLVLPLIVSLLVSGAIGFWAVPMLRALKAGQIIRQEGPQAHHKKAGTPTMGGIFFIPAAVFVALCWTGFNANVEAVSALTLAYAGIGWYDDWQILSKKSNKGISPRLKLALQIVFGGLFCLWAGLSQTANLSELWLPFGLTLPMGLLFLPLAWFVLVAESNATNLTDGLDGLAGGTAAIALLGLGALISSTSPELMIFCACLSGGCLGFLVHNHHPARVFMGDTGSLALGGALAAVAILTHSLLGLFILSGIFFAETLSVIAQVTYFKATKDANGVGKRLLKMSPLHHHFELTGWSEIQVVSRFYWIGAILAAACLFLYQ, translated from the coding sequence TTGGTTTTATCGATCGCCCGGATTAAACTCTCTCGATCGGACGCGATGGAGTACTTCCTAAACTGCCTCAGCCGCGTTCCTTCAAAGACGATTCGCTTTAATTTAATGTGTGGTGTGGAGTGTAGTGACGTGGACGCGAAGTTAATTCCCGATGGACGGATGAGTCTGTCAGGCTATCGAACATTTTTAACTCTGACGGCTGGGTTAAGCATTGCGGCTCTGATTCTAGATGGTGCATCAGGGCGATCGTTTTTCTCAAGTCAGGGTTTAGTTTTACCGCTGATTGTTTCTCTGCTTGTGTCAGGGGCGATCGGTTTTTGGGCAGTGCCGATGTTGCGAGCACTCAAAGCCGGACAGATCATTCGTCAAGAAGGACCACAAGCCCACCATAAAAAAGCCGGAACGCCGACGATGGGGGGTATCTTTTTTATTCCTGCTGCCGTCTTCGTTGCGCTTTGCTGGACAGGATTTAATGCAAACGTTGAAGCTGTCTCTGCACTAACACTGGCTTATGCCGGAATCGGCTGGTATGACGATTGGCAAATTCTAAGTAAAAAATCCAACAAAGGCATTTCACCCCGTCTGAAGCTAGCTCTACAAATTGTTTTTGGTGGGTTGTTTTGTCTCTGGGCTGGGCTGAGCCAAACTGCAAATTTGAGTGAGCTATGGCTTCCGTTTGGGCTGACCTTGCCAATGGGGTTGCTGTTTCTGCCGCTTGCCTGGTTTGTTCTTGTTGCTGAGAGCAATGCCACAAATTTAACGGATGGGTTAGATGGATTAGCAGGGGGCACAGCAGCGATCGCGCTATTGGGTTTGGGGGCGTTAATTTCGTCTACTTCCCCTGAACTAATGATCTTTTGTGCCTGCCTCAGCGGAGGATGCTTAGGATTTCTCGTTCATAACCATCATCCGGCTCGAGTTTTTATGGGCGATACAGGCTCACTGGCGCTTGGTGGTGCATTAGCCGCAGTAGCCATTTTGACGCACTCCCTGTTAGGGCTGTTTATTCTAAGCGGCATCTTCTTTGCAGAAACGCTCTCAGTTATTGCCCAAGTTACTTATTTCAAAGCGACAAAAGATGCCAATGGTGTTGGCAAGCGTTTATTGAAAATGTCTCCGCTACACCACCATTTTGAGTTAACAGGTTGGTCGGAAATTCAAGTTGTTTCGCGGTTCTATTGGATTGGGGCAATTCTCGCTGCCGCTTGTTTGTTCCTGTATCAGTAA
- a CDS encoding DEAD/DEAH box helicase family protein, whose protein sequence is MGRTPTLKFDRGTLILHPPPRGKSWVEFATWDDRIEKFRVPAIQYRELVDRLEAEGVTFTDQATAFPPLTLEAKLERQPYPHQQEALAAWMSVGRRGVVVLPTAAGKTYLAQMAMQATACSTLITVPTLDLMHQWYAHLLAAFPDAEIGLLGGGSRDRTPILVSTYDSAAIHAESLGNRYAMLICDECHHLPSDFNRVIAEYSIAPYRLGLTATPDRSDGKHADLDQLLGSVVYHRTAEDLAGKALADHQIIQIKVELSQHERERYDRLTQTRNSFLQRMNIRLGSLEGWQKFVQMSAQSQAGRRAMLAHREARSIALGTEGKLRVLANLLGQHYPEQTLIFTNDNATVYRISQDFLIPALTHQTPVKERHEVLQNFREGKYKCLVASHVLNEGVDVPEASIAILLSGTGSAREYIQRLGRVLRKGQAQKTAVLYEVIAEETSEENVSRRRRTPAKTAKPPEPTQLELVPTRSPYEIASRSSRAAEAGGQWGAKDTEQEERQDTVQKTQQEIDIDEEEW, encoded by the coding sequence ATGGGACGTACTCCCACTCTCAAATTCGATCGCGGCACACTGATTCTGCATCCTCCACCTCGCGGCAAAAGTTGGGTGGAATTTGCGACATGGGACGATCGGATTGAGAAATTTCGGGTTCCGGCAATTCAGTATCGAGAACTAGTCGATCGACTGGAAGCAGAAGGCGTGACATTTACCGATCAAGCAACTGCATTTCCGCCTTTAACGCTAGAAGCTAAGCTAGAACGTCAGCCCTATCCTCACCAGCAAGAAGCGTTAGCCGCCTGGATGTCGGTGGGTCGTCGTGGCGTTGTGGTATTACCAACCGCAGCCGGAAAAACTTATCTGGCACAAATGGCAATGCAGGCAACCGCTTGCAGTACGTTGATCACCGTCCCAACACTGGATTTAATGCACCAATGGTATGCCCATTTGCTGGCAGCATTTCCAGACGCGGAGATTGGGTTACTGGGGGGTGGATCGCGCGATCGAACTCCAATTCTCGTTTCGACCTATGACAGCGCGGCCATTCATGCCGAATCTTTGGGCAATCGTTATGCAATGCTGATCTGCGATGAATGCCATCATTTGCCCAGCGACTTTAATCGGGTTATTGCTGAATATTCGATCGCTCCCTACCGTCTCGGACTGACTGCCACTCCTGATCGATCTGACGGTAAACACGCGGATCTCGATCAACTTTTGGGTAGCGTGGTTTATCATCGCACTGCCGAAGATCTGGCAGGCAAAGCGCTAGCCGACCATCAGATCATTCAGATTAAGGTGGAACTGTCGCAGCATGAGCGCGAACGATACGATCGGTTAACCCAAACGCGCAACAGTTTTTTGCAGAGGATGAATATCCGGTTGGGGTCGCTAGAGGGCTGGCAGAAGTTTGTCCAGATGAGTGCCCAATCTCAGGCAGGTCGGAGAGCTATGCTGGCGCATCGAGAAGCTCGATCGATCGCCCTGGGGACAGAAGGAAAGCTGCGCGTTTTAGCCAACTTACTGGGACAGCACTATCCTGAACAAACCCTAATCTTTACCAATGACAACGCCACCGTTTACCGGATTTCTCAAGATTTTCTCATTCCTGCCCTGACCCACCAAACCCCTGTGAAAGAGCGGCATGAAGTGCTACAAAACTTCCGGGAAGGAAAATATAAGTGCCTGGTTGCTTCCCATGTCTTGAATGAAGGGGTTGATGTTCCAGAGGCAAGTATCGCGATTTTACTGTCTGGAACCGGGTCAGCAAGAGAATATATTCAACGCTTGGGGCGAGTCTTACGCAAAGGACAGGCACAAAAGACTGCGGTACTTTATGAAGTCATCGCCGAGGAAACCAGCGAGGAAAATGTTTCCCGTCGTCGTCGCACTCCGGCAAAGACCGCAAAACCGCCTGAACCCACTCAATTAGAGCTTGTCCCGACTCGATCGCCCTATGAGATTGCCAGTCGCAGTTCTCGAGCAGCGGAGGCTGGGGGGCAGTGGGGAGCAAAAGACACAGAGCAGGAAGAACGCCAAGACACAGTGCAAAAAACGCAGCAGGAG
- a CDS encoding photosystem II protein Y, with translation MDWRVLIVLAPVLLAGSWAVFNIGQAALKQVRGFISR, from the coding sequence ATGGATTGGCGAGTTCTTATTGTTCTAGCACCGGTGCTGCTGGCTGGCAGTTGGGCTGTATTTAACATTGGTCAGGCTGCGCTTAAGCAAGTGCGCGGCTTCATCAGCCGTTAG
- the atpC gene encoding ATP synthase F1 subunit epsilon has product MPLTVRVIAPDKTVWDSAAEEVILPSTTGQLGILPGHAPLLTALDTGVMRVRSSKDWVAIALMGGFAEVESDEVTILVNGAERGDAIDRETARTAYSEAESRLNQVRGSGSRQEQIQAERNLRRARARFQAAGGMVQI; this is encoded by the coding sequence ATGCCATTAACAGTTCGTGTGATTGCGCCCGACAAAACCGTTTGGGATTCTGCGGCTGAGGAAGTCATCCTGCCCAGTACAACAGGGCAACTCGGAATTCTGCCTGGTCACGCTCCATTGCTGACTGCGCTTGATACGGGTGTAATGCGAGTTCGCTCCAGTAAAGATTGGGTGGCGATCGCCCTGATGGGTGGCTTTGCTGAAGTCGAATCAGATGAAGTGACGATTCTGGTCAACGGAGCAGAGCGAGGCGACGCGATCGATCGGGAAACAGCAAGAACGGCTTACAGCGAAGCTGAATCTCGGCTGAACCAAGTTCGCGGTAGTGGCTCTCGTCAGGAGCAAATTCAGGCAGAACGAAATCTGCGTCGTGCTCGTGCCCGTTTTCAGGCAGCAGGTGGAATGGTTCAAATTTAA
- a CDS encoding DUF3134 domain-containing protein, translating into MRNPALHEVPRNQPAPVIPQSQDASILNWLESTGRLLSRDGSEYDYRDDEAEINELMAGDDNSFELDDDDDDALDLDD; encoded by the coding sequence ATGCGTAACCCCGCACTACACGAAGTACCCCGTAATCAGCCCGCTCCAGTGATTCCTCAGTCACAGGATGCTTCCATTCTCAACTGGTTGGAAAGCACAGGTCGGTTGCTCTCCCGCGATGGTAGCGAGTATGACTACCGCGATGACGAGGCAGAAATCAACGAACTGATGGCAGGCGATGATAATTCCTTTGAGCTTGATGATGATGACGATGATGCACTTGACCTGGACGACTAA
- a CDS encoding PD-(D/E)XK nuclease family protein, producing MRLRLSQGQLNALTLCPRKFQHLYLDQLGFPPTPEQQERMTWGSRFHLLMQQCQLGLPIDSTIGSSEAMQHCITALQQAAPDLFQSNTASRQAEHRRTLEFEGYLLTVIYDLLILDEQQAQILDWKTYPRPQDPRRLTKDWQTRLYPFLLSETSNYKPDQISMTYWFVQAGEGETPQPQSLQFSYRSQTHQQIEQDLKRLLNQLTLWLQQYEAGEPLPQVDPAKQICQFCPFIRRCQRDYLNTPDSTSSLAALAAIEEVAL from the coding sequence ATGCGGTTGCGCTTATCCCAGGGACAACTGAATGCACTGACCCTCTGCCCCCGCAAATTTCAGCATCTTTATCTCGACCAACTAGGGTTTCCTCCAACGCCAGAACAGCAAGAGCGTATGACTTGGGGCAGTCGATTTCATCTGCTGATGCAGCAGTGTCAACTGGGCTTGCCGATCGATAGCACAATTGGCAGCAGCGAAGCCATGCAGCATTGTATTACAGCCCTTCAGCAAGCTGCCCCTGACCTGTTCCAGTCTAATACTGCATCTCGTCAAGCTGAACATCGCCGGACGCTGGAGTTTGAAGGCTATTTGCTCACCGTGATTTATGACCTGCTAATTCTTGATGAGCAGCAAGCCCAAATTTTGGACTGGAAAACTTACCCACGTCCTCAGGATCCGCGTCGGCTAACAAAAGATTGGCAAACCCGCCTCTATCCGTTTCTGCTGTCAGAGACGAGCAACTACAAGCCCGATCAGATTTCAATGACCTATTGGTTTGTCCAGGCAGGAGAAGGTGAAACGCCTCAACCCCAGTCGCTACAATTTTCTTACCGCTCACAAACCCATCAACAGATTGAGCAAGACCTGAAGCGATTGTTGAACCAACTGACGCTGTGGCTCCAGCAATATGAAGCCGGAGAACCCTTACCGCAGGTTGACCCTGCCAAGCAAATTTGCCAATTCTGTCCCTTCATCCGTCGCTGTCAGCGAGATTATCTAAATACACCTGACTCTACCTCCTCCCTGGCTGCTTTAGCGGCGATCGAAGAAGTAGCGCTGTAG